The following nucleotide sequence is from Pseudomonadota bacterium.
GCCACCGCGTCGATTCGGCCGCTCCGTCCAGCATATTCGATTGCGCTATAAGGCCGTCGACATAAAGTCGTTCTGCTCGCCCTCCTTCGCCGTTTATTCTTTCGGGCTAGCTGCGAGGCCTCGTTCGATGTGGACTCAGTTTGCCGCATTGCGGCACAAATGACGAATCGAACGACCCCGATGGCCACGAACGCCGGCGTATCGCGTCGAAAACGCGATCATCGTCCAACAACGGCTCGCCCGAAGGAAAGGGAACGCGCGCATGATCTACGACAGCATCATCGACACGATCGGCTCAACGCCGGTGGTACGGCTCAACCACATCGCCCCGGACCACGTCGATCTCTACGTGAAGGTGGAAGCCTTCAACCCCGGCGCCTCGGTAAAGGACCGCTTGGCCTGGGGCATCGTCCAGGATGCCGAACGCAGCGGTGCGCTGTCCCCGGGGCAAACGGTCGTGGAGGCCACCTCGGGCAACACGGGCGTGGCGCTGGCGATGGTCTGCGCCGCTCGCGGCTACCCCTTCGTCGCCGTCATGGCGGACAGCTTCTCCAAGGAGCGCCGCAAACTAATGAAATTGCTCGGTGCCAAGGTGATCCTCACCCCGGCCGCCGAGCGCGGCACGGGCATGGTGAAGAAGGCCCAGGAGCTCTCGGAGAAGCATGGCTGGTTCTGGGCCAGCCAGTTCACCAACAGCGCCAACCCCGCCTTCCACCGCAGCACCACGGGGCCGGAGATCCTGAGCGACTTCGCCGGCCGACGCCTCGACTACTGGGTCACCGGCTGGGGCACGGGCGGCACCATGTCCGGCGCCGGCGAGATGATCAAACTCGCGCGCCCGGAGGTGACCATCGTCACCACCGAGCCGGACAACGCTCGCCTGCTCGCCGGCCAGGAGTGGCAGCCGCACAAGATCCAGGGCTGGACCCCCGACTTCGTGCCCGACGTACTCAACCGCGAAATCTTCGATGAGAACGTGCCCGTGTCCGACGTCGAGTCCATGGAGACCTCACGCGCCCTGGCGGCCAAGGAGGGCATCTTCACGGGCGTGTCCGGCGGCGGCACCCTGGCGGCGGCGCTCAAGGTGGCGGCCAAGGCCAGCCCCGGCAGCGTGATCCTCGCCATGCTGCCGGACACGGCGGAGCGCTACTACACGACGCCGCTGTTCGGCGAGATCAGCGAGGACTCGGACGACGAGTGGCTCGCCGGCCAACCTACTATCTAGGACGCAGCGCACTTCGCCACCTCCCGCCGCCGCGACTCCGCTAGACTTGTCCCCCCAATCTCCGGGCCCGCCCTTTGGCGGGCCCGGTTTTCCTTGTGGCGAAGGGGGCAACACCGCATGACGACTAAGACCTCTATCGGCTTGGCCGCGGCTCGCCGCGTGGCCGAAGCCGCCGAAGAAGAAGCCGTGGCCAACGACTGGCCGGTGGTCATCGCCGTGCTGGACGACGGTGGACACATCATCTACCTGCAGCGCGACGATCGCGTGCAGCTCGGCAGCGTCGATGTCGCCATCGCCAAGGCACGCAGCGCGGTGCTCTTCAAGCGCCCCACGGCCGCCTTCGAGGAGATGGTGGGGTCCGGTCGCCAGGGCTACCTCGCCATGCCGAGCGTGGTCGCCGTGGAGGGTGGCGTGCCCCTCGAGATAGACGGCACGGTGGTGGGCGCCATCGGCATCAGCGGCGTGCGCTCCCAACAGGATGGACAAATCGCCAGGGCCGGGGCAGCTGCCCTCGCCGGCAAGCAATAACACCAAGGGGAGTAGGACATGCTCATCGGGGTACCGAAGGAAATCAAAAACCGCGAGTTTCGTGCCGGCCTCACGCCCGCCAGCGTGCGCGAGGTGGTCATGCACGGCCACCAGGTGGTGGTGGAAACCCAACTGGGCGCAGGCATTCGCCTGACGGATGAGGACTACCGCCAGGCGGGCGCCACCGTGGTGGACACGGCGGCGGAAGTGTTCGCCCAGGCCGACATGATCGTGAAGGTGAAGGAGCCGCAGCTCCCCGAGTGCGCCATGCTGCGCGAGGGCCAGCTGCTGTTCACCTACCTGCACCTGGCCGCCGCCGCGGAGATCACCGACGCGTTGATCAAGAGCGGTAGCAGCTCCGTCGCCTACGAGACCATCACCGGCCCGGGCGGCTCACTCCCGCTCCTGGCCCCCATGAGTGAGGTGGCGGGGCGCCTGTCGATCCAGGCCGGCGCCCACGCGTTGGAGCGCGCCCAGGGCGGCAGCGGCACCCTGCTCGGCGGCGTGCCTGGCGTGGCCCCCGCGAAGGTGCTGATCATCGGCGGCGGCATCGTGGGCGACAACGCCGCCTACATCGCCAAGGGCATGGGCGCGGAGGTCACCATCCTCGACCGCTCCATCGCGCGCCTGCGCCAGCTCGACATCGACTACTCCGGACGCATCTCCTGCGTGTACTCCACGCGCGAGGCCATCGAGCACTACGCGCTGGAGGCCGACCTGGTGGTCGGCGCGGTGCTACTCCCCGGCGCCGCCGCGCCGAAGCTGCTCACGCGCGACATCATCTCGCGCATGAAGCCAGGCTCAGTGGTGGTGGACGTGGCCATCGACCAGGGCGGTTGCTTCGAGACCTCGAAGGCCACCACCCACGAGGACCCCACCTACGTGGTCGATGAGGTGGTGCACTACTGCGTCGCCAACATGCCGGGCGCCGTGCCGCGCACGTCCACCTTCGCCCTGAACAACGCCACCCTCCCCTACGTGGTGAAGCTGGCCAACATGGGCCTCGCCAAGGCGATCACCACCGACGCGGATCTGCGCAACGGCCTCAACGTGCACGCCGGCAAGATCACCTGCCAACCGGTGGCGGAGTCCCTCGGCCATCCCTACGTGGCGCCCGCCGCCGCGCTGTCCGCCTGACCGCCCTTGCCTGAGGCGACGCAGGAGAACACCCCGTCTCGGCCAGGCCCAGTCAAGATCTGGGACTGGCCGACGCGGGCCGTGCACTGGGCGTT
It contains:
- a CDS encoding heme-binding protein; amino-acid sequence: MTTKTSIGLAAARRVAEAAEEEAVANDWPVVIAVLDDGGHIIYLQRDDRVQLGSVDVAIAKARSAVLFKRPTAAFEEMVGSGRQGYLAMPSVVAVEGGVPLEIDGTVVGAIGISGVRSQQDGQIARAGAAALAGKQ
- the ald gene encoding alanine dehydrogenase, whose translation is MLIGVPKEIKNREFRAGLTPASVREVVMHGHQVVVETQLGAGIRLTDEDYRQAGATVVDTAAEVFAQADMIVKVKEPQLPECAMLREGQLLFTYLHLAAAAEITDALIKSGSSSVAYETITGPGGSLPLLAPMSEVAGRLSIQAGAHALERAQGGSGTLLGGVPGVAPAKVLIIGGGIVGDNAAYIAKGMGAEVTILDRSIARLRQLDIDYSGRISCVYSTREAIEHYALEADLVVGAVLLPGAAAPKLLTRDIISRMKPGSVVVDVAIDQGGCFETSKATTHEDPTYVVDEVVHYCVANMPGAVPRTSTFALNNATLPYVVKLANMGLAKAITTDADLRNGLNVHAGKITCQPVAESLGHPYVAPAAALSA
- the cysK gene encoding cysteine synthase A, producing MIYDSIIDTIGSTPVVRLNHIAPDHVDLYVKVEAFNPGASVKDRLAWGIVQDAERSGALSPGQTVVEATSGNTGVALAMVCAARGYPFVAVMADSFSKERRKLMKLLGAKVILTPAAERGTGMVKKAQELSEKHGWFWASQFTNSANPAFHRSTTGPEILSDFAGRRLDYWVTGWGTGGTMSGAGEMIKLARPEVTIVTTEPDNARLLAGQEWQPHKIQGWTPDFVPDVLNREIFDENVPVSDVESMETSRALAAKEGIFTGVSGGGTLAAALKVAAKASPGSVILAMLPDTAERYYTTPLFGEISEDSDDEWLAGQPTI